The following nucleotide sequence is from Coffea eugenioides isolate CCC68of chromosome 3, Ceug_1.0, whole genome shotgun sequence.
NNNNNNNNNNNNNNNNNNNNNNNNNNNNNNNNNNNNNNNNNNNNNNNNNNNNNNNNNNNNNNNNNNNNNNNNNNNNNNNNNNNNNNNNNNNNNNNNNNNNNNNNNNNNNNNNNNNNNNNNNNNNNNNNNNNNNNNNNNNNNNNNNNNNNNNNNNNNNNNNNNNNNNNNNNNNNNNNNNNNNNNNNNNNNNNNNNNNNNNNNNNNNNNNNNNNNNNNNNNNNNNNNNNNNNNNNNNNNNNNNNNNNNNNNNNNNNNNNNNNNNNNNNNNNNNNNNNNNNNNNNNNNNNNNNNNNNNNNNNNNNNNNNNNNNNNNNNNNNNNNNNNNNNNNNNNNNNNNNNNNNNNNNNNNNNNNNNNNNNNNNNNNNNNNNNNNNNNNNNNNNNNNNNNNNNNNNNNNNNNNNNNNNNNNNNNNNNNNNNNNNNNNNNNNNNNNNNNNNNNNNNNNNNNNNNNNNNNNNNNNNNNNNNNNNNNNNNNNNNNNNNNNNNNNNNNNNNNNNNNNNNNNNNNNNNNNNNNNNNNNNNNNNNNNNNNNNNNNNNNNNNNNNNNNNNNNNNNNNNNNNNNNNNNNNNNNNNNNNNNNNNNNNNNNNNNNNNNNNNNNNNNNNNNNNNNNNNNNNNNNNNNNNNNNNNNNNNNNNNNNNNNNNNNNNNNNNNNNNNNNNNNNNNNNNNNNNNNNNNNNNNNNNNNNNNNNNNNNNNNNNNNNNNNNNNNNNNNNNNNNNNNNNNNNNNNNNNNNNNNNNNNNNNNNNNNNNNNNNNNNNNNNNNNNNNNNNNNNNNNNNNNNNNNNNNNNNNNNNNNNNNNNNNNNNNNNNNNNNNNNNNNNNNNNNNNNNNNNNNNNNNNNNNNNNNNNNNNNNNNNNNNNNNNNNNNNNNNNNNNNNNNNNNNNNNNNNNNNNNNNNNNNNNNNNNNNNNNNNNNNNNNNNNNNNNNNNNNNNNNNNNNNNNNNNNNNNNNNNNNNNNNNNNNNNNNNNNNNNNNNNNNNNNNNNNNNNNNNNNNNNNNNNNNNNNNNNNNNNNNNNNNNNNNNNNNNNNNNNNNNNNNNNNNNNNNNNNNNNNNNNNNNNNNNNNNNNNNNNNNNNNNNNNNNNNNNNNNNNNNNNNNNNNNNNNNNNNNNNNNNNNNNNNNNNNNNNNNNNNNNNNNNNNNNNNNNNNNNNNNNNNNNNNNNNNNNNNNNNNNNNNNNNNNNNNNNNNNNNNNNNNNNNNNNNNNNNNNNNNNNNNNNNNNNNNNNNNNNNNNNNNNNNNNNNNNNNNNNNNNNNNNNNNNNNNNNNNNNNNNNNNNNNNNNNNNNNNNNNNNNNNNNNNNNNNNNNNNNNNNNNNNNNNNNNNNNNNNNNNNNNNNNNNNNNNNNNNNNNNNNNNNNNNNNNNNNNNNNNNNNNNNNNNNNNNNNNNNNNNNNNNNNNNNNNNNNNNNNNNNNNNNNNNNNNNNNNNNNNNNNNNNNNNNNNNNNNNNNNNNNNNNNNNNNNNNNNNNNNNNNNNNNNNNNNNNNNNNNNNNNNNNNNNNNNNNNNNNNNNNNNNNNNNNNNNNNNNNNNNNNNNNNNNNNNNNNNNNNNNNNNNNNNNNNNNNNNNNNNNNNNNNNNNNNNNNNNNNNNNNNNNNNNNNNNNNNNNNNNNNNNNNNNNNNNNNNNNNNNNNNNNNNNNNNNNNNNNNNNNNNNNNNNNNNNNNNNNNNNNNNNNNNNNNNNNNNNNNNNNNNNNNNNNNNNNNNNNNNNNNNNNNNNNNNNNNNNNNNNNNNNNNNNNNNNNNNNNNNNNNNNNNNNNNNNNNNNNNNNNNNNNNNNNNNNNNNNNNNNNNNNNNNNNNNNNNNNNNNNNNNNNNNNNNNNNNNNNNNNNNNNNNNNNNNNNNNNNNNNNNNNNNNNNNNNNNNNNNNNNNNNNNNNNNNNNNNNNNNNNNNNNNNNNNNNNNNNNNNNNNNNNNNNNNNNNNNNNNNNNNNNNNNNNNNNNNNNNNNNNNNNNNNNNNNNNNNNNNNNNNNNNNNNNNNNNNNNNNNNNNNNNNNNNNNNNNNNNNNNNNNNNNNNNNNNNNNNAGTTTAGTgacttatttgaaattttttgtgtgAGGGCAGCTAGCAATTGAACTCTTTGAAACTCCTTCTCTTACTTATTGATTAATGTTTCTTGAAGTTGTACATAGACAGGACGTGTCTTTAGGACTACATTTGTATAAATTCGTGCATGAAATTATTGAATTTTGTATGGTACTTTCCAAGAAAAGCAGAAACATGGGATTAATTCAACTAATTATTGatcttctttttgtttcttttcttgctttatCTCAAAAGGTTACATCTGAAGCACCAACAACAGAAGATGCTGAGGTCAATAACTCAAATGTGAGAACTGGACAAGAGACTTTGAAGGTTGTAACTACTACACCAGCAGCTGAGAATGCTACGCTTGATAGCTCAAATGTGGGATCTGGTGGATGCCCACCTGTAAGAAgagtattttttttccttctaatttccccaaaaaaaaaccaaaaatatGATGATTCCATTcagttttcaattttcttttttattttttatttttgaaggTTGGAATTACAGCACCAACAATTGAAGATGTTGCGGCCCAGAACTCAAATGTGAGAATTACACCCCTTCGAGAAAAATATTGGTCTCATATTTACGAGTAAATTACAAATTAACACTTTATCAGATAACCCTTTTATGGTTTCTCTCAAGTTATATATAtcacttttttatgtttttacATTAAAATGTCAAAGTCATGAAATTGTCATTAGCAACGGAGCAAACTAAAATGTCAAGAGTATCTCAATGCTAAGAAGTCTAGATAAACAGTGTATAAATTAGGaagtttagattttttttttttttttgtcgtaaCGGCACATCTAGTCTAACCTAACTTACTCCTACTCCTACTTTTAGGGGGGAACCTACTCTAAAGGAATCGACTCTAAAGAGTGGGCCAATTGATTCTAGAtacttgaatttcaaatttttgtacaTATATCATCCATCTACATCCCTGATGCATATATTACTAGGAAACATTGATATGTAATAAAAACATATGGTGATTCAATTCAATGTTTGATTTTCTTTGTTTGAAGGTTAAGACTGAAGCTACACCGAAAACTGAAGATGTTGCGGCCAATAACTCAAATGTGAGGCTTAGACAATCATCGCCTTTGTGAACAATATTGATTTTAAATTCATTGAACCACTttctaatttttccaaataacaGAAAAATATTATGATTCAACTCAATATTTGTTGATGtattcgtttttttttttgccctttttttggCAGGTTGGAACCCAAACACTAGCAACTGAAAATGCTTCGCTTGATAGCTCAAATGTGAGATCCAGACCACCAATATCATCAAGgagaactcttttttttttttttttaaatgcttaagattgatggattttttcCTCTTACTTCTCcaaataagatgaaaatatgatGAATGAGATCAACAGTTATTCCTTACTTTGCAGGTTGTCATTGAAAATCCAATAGTTGAAAACGGTGCGCCAGATAACCCAAATGTGAGATGAGAATTTTTTCCCCGCTTTTCTAAAGTAGAGGAAGGATGGGATTCAAAAAGTGAGGTGGTGAAGGGGTGAATTGAAAACTGGACCTCTAATTTTCACAACCTTTTCAGATGATACCTGTTATGCATATAATGAAttcatttctttcctaaatttcTCCAAATATTCatttgttttatatatatatttttaaggTTGAAACTGGAGTACCAGCAAGTGAAGAAGTTGTGCCCAATAACCCAAATACGAGACGGAGACATTCAAGAAGAGTCACCGGTATGTACTAATTTCAAGTTTAATTTAGTTTAATTTTTTGACGAAAGATTTATGGAATAAATTGATAAGATACACCAACCATTAG
It contains:
- the LOC113765959 gene encoding uncharacterized protein LOC113765959, which gives rise to MGLIQLIIDLLFVSFLALSQKVTSEAPTTEDAEVNNSNVRTGQETLKVVTTTPAAENATLDSSNVGSGGCPPVGITAPTIEDVAAQNSNVKTEATPKTEDVAANNSNVGTQTLATENASLDSSNVVIENPIVENGAPDNPNVETGVPASEEVVPNNPNTRRRHSRRVTDESSQNFDTEGSTDDVTSTLTKMLYENVSRENNAGKMEEKEVKGKSQSASVKCWFCFCYAEE